From the Priestia koreensis genome, one window contains:
- a CDS encoding aminoglycoside 6-adenylyltransferase, translated as MRSEKDMLHLILNVAQRDNRIRAVIMNGSRVNSAVRKDPFQDYDIIYIVKDLDLFIQDHSWVDVFGERMIMQLPDDTGALTYDRFAYLMQFKDGNRIDLTLLSATKREVIYTDSLSVVLLDKDTQFSPLLPPSNKSYWVQPPTETHFRECCNEFWWCMPYVAKGLWRNEITYAKNILEHPLRNMLHLMLDWYVGLGTNFQVSTGKSGKHLQQYLAPDVWEQVLKTYSDAEALRTWQAVFTMCDLFSSLARKVGAHFSFFYNEEEEKNVLAHLRYVSNLSSRAEELYP; from the coding sequence ATGAGATCAGAAAAGGACATGCTTCACCTTATTTTAAACGTCGCTCAAAGAGATAATCGCATACGAGCGGTCATCATGAATGGATCTCGCGTGAATTCTGCTGTAAGAAAAGACCCTTTTCAGGATTATGACATTATTTACATCGTGAAAGATCTGGACTTATTCATACAGGATCACAGCTGGGTGGATGTGTTTGGAGAGCGGATGATTATGCAACTTCCTGATGATACTGGTGCGCTAACGTATGATCGCTTTGCCTATTTAATGCAGTTTAAAGATGGGAATCGAATTGATCTCACGCTACTTTCAGCGACAAAGCGAGAAGTCATTTACACCGATAGCCTGTCCGTTGTTTTGCTTGATAAAGATACACAATTTTCACCACTTCTACCCCCGTCGAACAAAAGCTATTGGGTCCAACCTCCGACAGAAACACATTTTAGAGAATGTTGCAATGAATTTTGGTGGTGTATGCCATATGTAGCCAAGGGGTTATGGCGAAATGAAATAACCTATGCGAAAAACATACTCGAACACCCTCTTCGAAATATGCTTCATCTGATGCTGGATTGGTACGTAGGCCTAGGCACTAATTTCCAAGTGAGTACAGGAAAAAGCGGGAAGCACCTGCAACAGTATCTAGCTCCTGACGTATGGGAGCAAGTGCTCAAAACCTATTCAGATGCAGAGGCTCTTCGCACATGGCAAGCGGTCTTTACGATGTGTGATCTATTTTCATCTCTTGCTAGAAAGGTGGGCGCTCATTTTTCATTTTTCTACAATGAGGAGGAAGAGAAAAACGTACTTGCACATCTACGATACGTAAGCAACCTTTCTAGTCGTGCCGAGGAATTGTATCCATAA
- a CDS encoding FadR/GntR family transcriptional regulator, whose protein sequence is MNLHKTNRLSLVEQVVLQIEELIESGKWPVGTKIPPEPVLMEELGVSRNTLREAIRALVHAGLLKTRQGDGTHVCSSSVLGAVLIKRIRQSTLVETLEVRHALEYQAALLAAHRRTDEDVERISSHLNACEKAAADGDMEGYVRADLNLHLAIAEATHNGILIELYENMMEAIQLSVNSLMEITPQSDIYQETHHQMVEAIIEKDADQAVEAVNAYIKQYMKEVEQRWEERS, encoded by the coding sequence ATGAACTTACATAAAACCAATCGTTTATCACTTGTCGAACAAGTCGTACTGCAAATAGAAGAATTAATTGAGTCTGGAAAGTGGCCCGTCGGAACGAAGATCCCACCTGAACCGGTTTTGATGGAAGAGCTAGGTGTAAGTCGAAATACGCTTCGTGAGGCGATACGTGCGCTCGTTCACGCTGGGCTTCTTAAAACTCGTCAAGGGGACGGAACGCATGTATGCTCATCAAGTGTTCTCGGAGCGGTCTTAATTAAGCGTATTCGTCAATCCACACTTGTCGAAACGCTAGAGGTGCGTCATGCGCTTGAGTATCAAGCGGCTCTTTTAGCCGCGCATCGGCGAACAGATGAAGATGTTGAACGTATTTCATCTCATCTGAATGCTTGTGAAAAAGCAGCCGCTGATGGTGACATGGAAGGGTATGTTCGTGCGGATTTGAACCTTCATCTCGCGATTGCAGAAGCGACTCACAATGGCATTTTAATTGAACTTTACGAAAATATGATGGAGGCGATTCAACTTTCTGTTAACAGCCTGATGGAAATTACGCCTCAGTCAGATATTTACCAAGAAACGCATCATCAAATGGTGGAGGCCATTATTGAAAAGGATGCGGATCAAGCGGTAGAGGCCGTTAATGCGTATATTAAGCAATATATGAAAGAAGTCGAACAAAGATGGGAGGAACGATCATGA
- a CDS encoding C40 family peptidase → MKKLIATLAFTGVLASQPLFSHAAESNDTLRHGDIGPEVKQLQKKLINKGYYKAKHTTNFYNVDIKKSVMKLQKDAGLKKDGVMGKRTYQALTTVKSNSKVAGISTSASADELINEAKKYSGISYKWGGESPSGFDCSGFLVYVFNKALGQDLPRTVADIHKQGTSVSEPQRGDIVFFETYKAGPSHAGIYLGDNKFIHASSSKGISVADLTSSYWSPRYLGAKHIITK, encoded by the coding sequence ATGAAGAAATTAATCGCAACACTAGCTTTTACAGGCGTGCTCGCTAGTCAACCATTGTTCAGTCATGCAGCTGAGAGCAATGACACGTTGAGGCACGGAGATATTGGACCAGAGGTAAAACAGCTTCAAAAGAAGCTTATTAATAAAGGGTATTACAAAGCAAAACACACAACGAATTTCTACAATGTTGACATAAAAAAATCTGTTATGAAGCTCCAAAAGGACGCTGGATTGAAAAAAGACGGCGTTATGGGTAAACGTACATATCAGGCATTAACTACTGTTAAAAGCAATAGTAAGGTTGCTGGTATTTCGACATCTGCTTCAGCCGATGAATTAATTAACGAAGCGAAGAAGTATTCCGGCATTTCATATAAATGGGGCGGAGAATCGCCTTCAGGATTCGACTGCAGTGGCTTCTTAGTATATGTGTTCAACAAAGCACTTGGACAAGATCTTCCTCGTACGGTTGCTGACATTCACAAACAAGGTACATCTGTAAGTGAACCACAGCGTGGGGACATCGTATTCTTTGAAACGTACAAAGCAGGTCCTTCACATGCAGGCATCTACTTAGGAGACAACAAATTTATTCACGCATCATCTTCAAAAGGGATCTCTGTTGCAGACCTAACGTCTAGCTACTGGAGTCCACGCTACCTTGGTGCGAAGCATATCATTACGAAATAA
- a CDS encoding ring-cleaving dioxygenase: protein MENMRTAGIHHISAIVGHPQENVDFYAGILGLRMIKKTINFDDPGTYHLYFGDEAGTPGTIMTFFPWPKAISGRIGTGQVGVTTFVVPTGSLPFWKERLETFEVAVKEEVRFNEDILSFEDPHGLRLEIVAREGGENSTWSFGSVTPSVAIKGFGGATLLSAKPNETAHLLEHVLGLTRIGEENGIIRFQSEATIGNIIDIQTDETVRGLAGAGTVHHIAWRAQDNAEHEKWREHVTNSGYHVTPVKDRNYFNAIYFKEHGNILFEIATDPPGFSIDEQVEKLGEKLMLPEWYEEQREKIEEALIPITVKELEKE, encoded by the coding sequence GTGGAGAATATGCGTACAGCTGGCATTCACCACATTTCAGCCATTGTCGGTCATCCACAAGAAAATGTTGATTTTTACGCAGGGATATTAGGACTTAGAATGATAAAAAAAACGATTAATTTTGACGATCCAGGCACCTATCATCTTTACTTCGGAGACGAAGCGGGGACACCAGGAACGATCATGACCTTCTTTCCTTGGCCAAAAGCGATCAGCGGTCGAATTGGAACGGGCCAAGTAGGGGTCACAACGTTTGTTGTTCCCACGGGTTCGTTGCCTTTTTGGAAAGAGCGCTTAGAAACATTTGAGGTAGCTGTTAAGGAGGAAGTGCGTTTTAACGAAGACATACTATCATTTGAAGATCCACATGGTTTGCGCTTAGAGATTGTAGCAAGAGAAGGCGGAGAGAACAGCACGTGGAGCTTTGGTAGCGTGACGCCAAGCGTTGCGATCAAAGGTTTTGGTGGAGCGACTTTGCTGTCAGCTAAACCAAACGAAACAGCTCATTTATTAGAGCACGTATTAGGTTTAACACGAATCGGGGAAGAGAATGGGATCATTCGCTTTCAGTCAGAAGCAACGATTGGAAATATCATTGACATTCAAACAGATGAAACCGTTCGTGGTCTTGCAGGTGCGGGTACCGTTCATCACATCGCTTGGCGAGCACAAGATAATGCTGAGCATGAGAAGTGGAGAGAACACGTCACGAATAGCGGCTATCATGTGACTCCAGTAAAAGACAGAAATTACTTCAACGCCATTTACTTTAAAGAGCATGGGAATATTCTGTTTGAAATTGCGACTGATCCTCCTGGATTCTCAATTGATGAACAGGTAGAAAAGCTAGGTGAAAAGCTGATGCTTCCAGAATGGTATGAAGAGCAACGCGAGAAAATTGAGGAAGCGCTAATTCCGATCACGGTTAAGGAATTAGAGAAAGAATGA
- a CDS encoding Lrp/AsnC family transcriptional regulator, giving the protein MKIDDIDRLILQHLQVDARVSMRELAKKVNLSAPSVTERVKRLESAGIIEEYTIKLNKKKLGLPVACIVELTIKNGQYPRFQQFIAEYPYAEFCYRIAGQACYVLKLQLPDLSMLESFINDVMPLATTVSHVVLSEVKIKNILPSEQS; this is encoded by the coding sequence ATGAAAATTGATGATATTGACCGTTTAATTTTACAGCATCTACAGGTTGATGCCCGTGTTTCCATGCGTGAACTGGCTAAGAAAGTAAATTTGTCTGCTCCGTCCGTAACTGAACGAGTAAAGAGACTTGAATCAGCAGGTATTATTGAAGAATATACGATCAAACTAAATAAGAAAAAGCTTGGACTTCCCGTTGCATGTATTGTAGAATTGACCATAAAAAACGGCCAGTACCCTCGCTTTCAACAATTCATAGCGGAGTATCCATATGCAGAGTTTTGCTATCGTATCGCCGGGCAGGCGTGTTATGTACTTAAACTGCAGTTACCGGACTTATCGATGCTAGAATCGTTTATTAACGACGTAATGCCGCTAGCAACCACCGTTTCTCATGTGGTATTATCAGAAGTGAAAATAAAGAATATTCTACCTTCTGAACAAAGTTAA
- a CDS encoding GNAT family N-acetyltransferase yields MTRQLLIDAPIQLETERLLLRAPRQSGDGSIVNQAIRESIHELKVWLPFAQKLPTIEETEMNVREAHIDFLKRKSFRFLIFHKVTKEFIGVTSFQEINWNVPKCEIGYWIHTAFSGNGYMTEAVRELSNVGLQQMKFKRIEIRCESTNLKSRSIPEKLGFELEGILKNDDVSADGSKLTDTCIYSIV; encoded by the coding sequence ATGACACGTCAATTATTGATCGATGCGCCGATTCAGTTAGAAACGGAAAGGCTACTACTTCGAGCACCTAGACAGTCAGGGGACGGTAGCATTGTAAATCAAGCAATAAGGGAATCCATTCATGAGTTGAAAGTCTGGCTGCCATTTGCGCAGAAGCTTCCTACAATTGAAGAAACGGAAATGAACGTAAGAGAAGCTCATATCGATTTTCTTAAAAGAAAAAGTTTTCGTTTCTTAATCTTTCATAAAGTTACGAAGGAATTTATTGGAGTAACAAGTTTTCAAGAAATAAACTGGAACGTACCGAAATGTGAAATTGGCTATTGGATTCATACCGCGTTTAGTGGAAATGGCTACATGACAGAAGCCGTAAGAGAATTATCAAACGTCGGATTACAGCAAATGAAATTTAAAAGAATTGAGATAAGATGCGAATCGACAAACCTTAAAAGTCGTTCCATCCCGGAAAAGCTAGGCTTTGAGTTAGAAGGAATTTTAAAAAATGATGATGTATCCGCAGATGGTAGTAAACTAACGGACACGTGTATTTATTCCATTGTTTGA
- a CDS encoding NTTRR-F1 domain, protein MSLNNLVVNSSFETGSLSPWIGFNASITSAYAHTGFFSVLLQGDNINAYIYQFVPVTSGDRYELLTSIAKVGVGTAPAVTIQLLYYDASFNFLGYGIIESININSVPDVTINNTWLETYRNATAAPLGATQALVIINKLPSPGVADLLVDDVELLSAVGGGIGPAGPTGATGATGATGPTGATGVTGATGATGVTGATGATGVTGATGVTGATGVTGATGATGATGVTGATGATGATGVTGATGATGATGVTGATGATGATGATGATGVTGATGATGPTGATGVTGATGATGVTGATGATGATGVTGATGATGPTGATGVTGATGATGVTGATGATGVTGATGVTGATGVTGATGATGATGVTGATGATGATGATGVTGATGATGATGVTGATGATGPTGATGVTGVTGATGATGPTGATGVTGVTGATGATGPTGATGPTGVTGATGATGATGPTGATGVTGATGVTGATGATGPTGATGVTGATGPTGVTGATGATGVTGPTGATGPTGATGATGPIGVTGVTGATGAIGPTGPGVFQWGLQTVFWADSNAIGPGTGTPSDPFTSLQAAITAATNTPYAVNNGMRARIIIYIASNSIFNEDIVIPPARHVQLLGLGPWVLGNADLINFGSSTPRNVTVQTSQDAEAVYIAKGPAYDVRPVTVIGTLDNGTSVSTHTNYTDGAIISGNVTFQNVAIVDPFTTIEFQLHNANLVGSIIQAGHQGNLNAYFYNSRINSGAGQSTVHNGLRIQRMLDSRADGVINVAAYSEITNSFITNNVTIGTATSDVPPTGIFSSQFGSTPITWTGPLVLDTASNYYFVTTGAVLVGTKTLLYNIT, encoded by the coding sequence ATGAGCTTAAATAATTTAGTTGTAAATAGCAGCTTTGAAACAGGAAGCTTATCTCCTTGGATTGGGTTTAATGCGTCAATTACTTCTGCTTACGCGCATACAGGATTTTTTTCTGTGCTTTTACAAGGAGATAATATTAATGCCTATATTTATCAATTTGTCCCTGTTACTAGCGGAGACCGTTATGAGCTACTCACTTCAATCGCTAAAGTCGGAGTAGGAACAGCACCAGCTGTCACCATTCAATTACTATATTATGATGCTTCTTTTAATTTTTTAGGATATGGGATTATTGAGAGCATTAATATTAATAGTGTTCCAGATGTAACAATTAATAATACTTGGCTAGAGACTTATCGTAACGCCACAGCTGCTCCATTAGGGGCAACCCAAGCTTTAGTTATCATCAATAAGTTACCATCTCCTGGTGTAGCTGATCTATTAGTAGATGACGTTGAACTACTGAGCGCTGTTGGAGGAGGAATTGGTCCAGCAGGCCCAACCGGAGCGACCGGAGCCACGGGAGCCACCGGACCGACTGGAGCAACAGGAGTCACTGGAGCAACAGGAGCCACCGGAGTCACGGGAGCCACGGGAGCAACAGGAGTCACGGGAGCCACCGGAGTCACGGGAGCCACAGGAGTCACTGGAGCCACAGGAGCCACGGGAGCCACCGGAGTCACTGGAGCAACAGGAGCCACCGGAGCCACCGGAGTCACTGGAGCGACCGGAGCCACGGGAGCAACGGGAGTCACTGGAGCGACCGGAGCCACGGGAGCGACCGGAGCCACGGGAGCAACGGGAGTCACTGGAGCCACGGGAGCCACCGGACCGACTGGAGCAACAGGAGTCACGGGAGCCACCGGAGCCACAGGAGTCACGGGAGCGACCGGAGCCACAGGAGCAACGGGAGTCACGGGAGCCACAGGAGCCACCGGACCGACTGGAGCAACAGGAGTCACTGGAGCAACAGGAGCCACCGGAGTCACTGGAGCCACGGGAGCCACAGGAGTCACTGGAGCAACAGGAGTCACGGGAGCCACAGGAGTCACGGGAGCAACAGGAGCAACGGGAGCCACAGGAGTCACGGGAGCCACAGGAGCCACGGGAGCCACAGGAGCAACAGGAGTCACTGGAGCGACCGGAGCAACAGGAGCAACGGGAGTCACTGGAGCGACCGGAGCCACCGGACCGACTGGAGCAACAGGAGTCACAGGAGTCACAGGAGCAACAGGAGCCACCGGACCGACTGGAGCAACAGGAGTCACAGGAGTCACAGGAGCAACAGGAGCCACCGGACCGACTGGAGCAACAGGACCGACTGGAGTAACCGGAGCCACGGGAGCCACAGGAGCCACCGGACCGACTGGAGCCACAGGAGTCACAGGAGCCACAGGAGTCACAGGAGCCACGGGAGCCACAGGACCGACAGGAGCCACAGGAGTCACTGGAGCCACCGGACCGACTGGAGTCACAGGAGCTACAGGAGCAACAGGAGTCACTGGACCGACTGGAGCAACAGGACCAACCGGAGCCACCGGAGCCACTGGGCCTATTGGGGTCACAGGAGTGACCGGAGCAACAGGAGCGATTGGTCCTACTGGACCGGGTGTTTTTCAATGGGGGCTACAAACGGTTTTTTGGGCAGATTCGAATGCAATTGGTCCAGGAACGGGTACACCATCTGATCCATTTACTTCATTACAAGCAGCAATAACGGCCGCCACAAACACTCCATATGCGGTTAATAATGGAATGCGAGCACGTATTATAATTTATATTGCGTCTAACTCTATCTTTAATGAGGACATCGTCATTCCTCCAGCCAGACATGTGCAACTTCTTGGACTAGGTCCATGGGTTCTTGGGAACGCAGACCTGATCAATTTCGGGTCGTCCACTCCACGAAACGTAACGGTGCAAACAAGTCAAGATGCTGAAGCAGTTTATATCGCTAAAGGACCTGCCTATGATGTACGTCCGGTCACAGTGATTGGAACGCTTGATAACGGTACATCTGTGAGCACACATACAAATTATACAGATGGCGCGATCATTAGTGGTAATGTGACGTTTCAAAATGTGGCGATTGTAGATCCGTTTACGACAATTGAGTTTCAGCTGCATAATGCCAATCTCGTTGGAAGTATCATTCAAGCTGGCCATCAAGGAAACCTGAACGCTTATTTTTATAATAGCCGAATCAATAGCGGGGCGGGGCAAAGCACAGTCCACAACGGTTTAAGAATTCAGCGGATGCTCGATAGCAGAGCAGATGGGGTCATCAATGTGGCTGCTTATTCTGAAATTACAAACTCTTTTATCACCAATAATGTAACAATTGGTACAGCTACCTCCGATGTTCCTCCAACGGGTATCTTTAGTAGTCAATTTGGTTCTACTCCTATCACCTGGACGGGACCGTTAGTATTAGACACAGCCTCAAATTACTACTTTGTTACGACGGGAGCCGTATTAGTCGGAACCAAAACATTATTGTACAACATCACCTAA
- the cls gene encoding cardiolipin synthase, translating into MKTLEKRRIEFIFVVLIIASLYMIFFTQADFWWKVGFWAVYVIIMATTIFSLMLENRTSHHTLLWMYVLIFIPVLGYIFYLYSGQLYLKGYLFQNKRKHDREALEKMSKKTHHPSLSNLNHHQQQFADYAQRAALTTMNTCTKTRILKNGDETFGEIKKQLKKAKRYIHMEYYTFRSDELGKSIIDLLIEKSQEGVEVRFIFDGGGSITLAGADVERMKEAGINVYPFLPMKYGFFNQKFNFRNHRKIIVIDGEIGFVGGLNVGDEYLGRSEKFGFWRDTHMMLEGEAVQTLHAVFLLDWAYVSEEFLLEDKNFTKNCEVDEKGFVHIVASGPDTQEDIISDLYYTMMSCATKSIWIATPYFVPDTVIRTALRVAAKKGVQVRLMVPEINDGFLTQYGTRSYFPELLRYGVEIYCYQKGFTHQKVMIIDGDIASVGTANMDIRSFHLNFEVNAFLMETDSIKDLIQHYEDDLKDSVRVSPVQFYKRSVFERAKESFARLFSGIL; encoded by the coding sequence ATGAAAACACTTGAAAAACGCCGAATTGAATTTATATTTGTAGTTCTTATCATTGCATCACTTTATATGATTTTCTTTACGCAAGCCGACTTTTGGTGGAAGGTCGGATTTTGGGCCGTATACGTTATCATTATGGCTACGACGATTTTCTCACTCATGCTAGAAAATCGAACCTCTCACCATACGTTGCTGTGGATGTATGTACTTATTTTCATCCCGGTTCTTGGCTATATCTTTTATCTATACTCTGGGCAGCTGTATTTGAAGGGGTATCTGTTTCAAAATAAGCGAAAACATGACCGTGAAGCGCTTGAAAAGATGTCGAAGAAGACTCATCATCCGTCCTTATCCAACTTGAATCATCATCAACAGCAGTTTGCGGATTATGCACAACGGGCGGCTCTAACAACGATGAATACGTGCACCAAAACCCGTATTCTCAAAAACGGTGACGAAACGTTTGGTGAAATTAAAAAACAGCTAAAAAAGGCGAAGCGCTATATTCATATGGAGTACTACACGTTTCGATCCGATGAGCTTGGAAAGTCCATCATTGATCTTTTAATCGAAAAATCTCAAGAGGGCGTTGAGGTTCGTTTTATTTTCGATGGTGGTGGAAGTATAACCCTCGCAGGTGCAGATGTCGAGCGCATGAAAGAAGCCGGTATTAACGTTTATCCATTTTTGCCGATGAAGTACGGCTTCTTTAACCAGAAGTTTAATTTTCGAAATCACCGTAAAATTATTGTCATTGACGGAGAAATAGGTTTTGTCGGTGGGCTCAACGTTGGTGACGAATATTTAGGACGAAGTGAAAAGTTTGGCTTTTGGCGTGATACGCATATGATGTTAGAGGGAGAAGCCGTTCAAACACTACATGCGGTATTTCTTCTCGACTGGGCGTATGTGAGCGAAGAATTTCTTTTAGAAGACAAAAACTTCACGAAAAACTGTGAGGTGGATGAAAAAGGCTTTGTTCATATCGTGGCTAGTGGTCCAGATACGCAAGAAGATATTATTAGTGATCTCTATTACACGATGATGTCCTGTGCCACGAAGTCTATTTGGATTGCTACTCCGTACTTTGTACCAGATACGGTCATTCGAACAGCTCTTCGGGTGGCAGCTAAAAAAGGCGTTCAAGTCCGTCTAATGGTTCCAGAAATTAACGATGGATTTTTAACACAGTACGGAACCCGCTCTTACTTCCCTGAGCTCTTGAGGTATGGAGTCGAAATCTATTGCTATCAAAAAGGATTTACGCATCAAAAAGTAATGATCATTGACGGGGATATTGCTTCCGTTGGTACAGCTAATATGGATATCCGAAGCTTTCATCTGAATTTTGAAGTGAATGCTTTCCTTATGGAAACTGATTCGATTAAAGACTTAATTCAGCATTATGAAGATGATCTAAAAGATAGCGTTCGAGTTAGTCCTGTCCAATTTTATAAAAGAAGCGTGTTCGAACGAGCAAAAGAATCGTTCGCACGACTATTTTCAGGCATTCTCTAA
- a CDS encoding CynX/NimT family MFS transporter, translated as MNAERKLDEQLYTESERKVAPKAGTWLLILGIIFIAMNLRAPITSVGPLVGLIRDNLHISNTLAGTITTVPLLAFALVSPFAPRLAKRFGMETVLFVSLLVLTVGVILRSLSGTLTLFVGTIMLGLAIAIGNVLLPSIIKKEFPHKIGLMTGVYSVAMNLCAAVASGLSVPLASNLGWGWIGALGYWVVISFVSILVWMPQMRKRVKPQIVKKSAKSEGNLLRSGLAWQVTFFMGLQSLIFYTIVAWLPEILIEQGLSSSAAGWTLSLLQFAVLPVTFLIPVFAGKMKSQSGLAAASGGLFVIAILGLLYGSTSLTVLWVILLGVAGGSAFSLSMMFFGMRTTTAGEAASLSGMAQSIGYLLAAVGPTLFGLLHDTTHSWTAPLYMLVVASALILLCGIGAGRNKTIES; from the coding sequence ATGAATGCAGAGAGAAAATTAGACGAACAGCTCTACACAGAGTCAGAACGAAAAGTGGCTCCTAAAGCTGGTACATGGCTTCTTATATTAGGAATTATTTTCATTGCGATGAACTTACGGGCTCCGATTACATCTGTAGGACCTCTTGTAGGACTCATTCGAGATAACCTTCACATATCGAATACGTTAGCTGGAACGATTACAACCGTTCCGTTACTTGCTTTTGCGCTCGTTTCTCCATTTGCACCAAGGCTTGCAAAGCGTTTTGGGATGGAGACCGTTCTTTTTGTTTCATTACTAGTTCTTACTGTAGGAGTTATTTTACGCTCGTTATCAGGTACGCTCACGTTATTTGTCGGAACGATTATGCTTGGTCTTGCCATTGCGATCGGAAATGTATTGCTTCCAAGCATTATAAAGAAGGAATTCCCTCACAAAATTGGTTTAATGACAGGCGTGTATTCGGTTGCCATGAACCTATGTGCTGCTGTTGCATCTGGTTTAAGCGTTCCACTTGCGAGCAACCTTGGATGGGGTTGGATCGGGGCACTAGGCTATTGGGTCGTTATTTCATTCGTATCCATTTTAGTATGGATGCCACAAATGAGGAAAAGAGTGAAACCGCAAATTGTCAAAAAATCAGCTAAGTCAGAAGGGAATTTGCTGCGCTCTGGCCTTGCTTGGCAGGTTACGTTCTTTATGGGGCTACAATCACTGATTTTTTACACGATTGTAGCGTGGCTTCCTGAAATTCTCATTGAACAGGGACTGAGCTCAAGTGCTGCTGGATGGACGCTTTCATTACTACAATTCGCTGTTCTTCCAGTCACGTTTTTAATTCCTGTTTTTGCAGGGAAAATGAAAAGCCAAAGTGGATTAGCTGCTGCAAGCGGAGGATTATTTGTGATTGCCATTCTAGGCTTACTGTATGGTTCAACAAGCTTAACCGTCTTATGGGTGATTCTTCTTGGGGTTGCAGGGGGCTCTGCGTTTAGCCTTAGTATGATGTTTTTCGGAATGCGCACGACGACTGCAGGAGAAGCAGCAAGCTTATCAGGAATGGCGCAGTCCATCGGGTATCTTCTGGCGGCAGTGGGGCCAACGCTATTTGGTCTTTTACACGATACGACCCACAGCTGGACAGCTCCTCTTTATATGCTTGTTGTCGCATCAGCGCTTATTTTACTTTGCGGCATTGGAGCAGGACGTAATAAAACAATTGAAAGCTAA
- a CDS encoding DUF559 domain-containing protein, with translation MDHDLMLVLLFMGSIWLTILIIMYYLYGPPSLRKRPAYTAPIALSAPRRPLAQKLSQALTISGYRVRTNEPFGPYVISLVIPQYKIAIDLMENPFSRSSWEMMKVKKKKHFFQCKGWTLLHVSEHQLNRELGKVIKKIQREIS, from the coding sequence ATGGATCATGATCTTATGCTCGTCCTTTTATTCATGGGTTCTATTTGGTTAACGATCTTGATAATTATGTATTATCTATACGGTCCGCCTTCCCTTCGCAAACGGCCTGCGTATACAGCACCTATCGCACTTTCAGCACCTCGTCGTCCTCTAGCTCAAAAACTATCACAGGCTCTAACTATTAGCGGCTACCGGGTGCGGACAAATGAGCCGTTTGGTCCGTACGTCATCAGTCTCGTTATTCCTCAATATAAAATTGCCATTGACCTCATGGAAAATCCATTTTCTCGCTCTTCGTGGGAAATGATGAAGGTAAAGAAAAAGAAACACTTTTTTCAATGCAAAGGCTGGACGCTGTTGCATGTGAGTGAACATCAGCTTAATCGAGAGCTTGGAAAAGTGATTAAAAAAATTCAGCGAGAAATCAGCTAA